A single genomic interval of Staphylococcus hyicus harbors:
- the rsmB gene encoding 16S rRNA (cytosine(967)-C(5))-methyltransferase RsmB produces the protein MTLVRALSLDTIEAVFKEGAYSNLKVNEVLKQEQLNANDRGLYTALVYGTIQRKITLDYYLKPFLKTKIKGWVRRLLWMSIYQYVYMDKIPTHAIINEAVALAKKRGGQQTGNTVNAILRRMTSETLPIFSTIKNDIERLSIAYSIPQWIIKHWKTHYGLETTEMIAQEMLKPVPQTVRVNKTHTTVNEVKQQLELEGFHVERDAHLDVCLHVSQGSIIHSSLFKSGKISIQDKSSMFVGALLAPNQGDHILDCCSAPGGKACHTAEILHGTGHVEATDVHPHKIALIQHNIDKLNLKNISTYVHDATQPYDTHYDKIIVDAPCSGLGVLRHKPEIKYMMTEQDVTSLVDLQLQILENVSQHLKEGGTLVYSTCTIEQMENENVIYTFLKAHPDFEFEIFESPKSNERVKTLQILPQDFNTDGFFITKIRRKEHSNDHCR, from the coding sequence ATGACTTTAGTACGTGCATTAAGTCTAGATACCATTGAAGCTGTTTTTAAAGAAGGCGCATATAGTAATTTAAAAGTAAATGAAGTCTTAAAACAAGAGCAATTAAATGCCAATGATCGCGGTCTATATACGGCTCTAGTTTATGGTACGATTCAACGTAAAATAACGTTAGATTATTATTTAAAACCATTTTTAAAAACGAAAATTAAAGGATGGGTAAGACGTTTATTATGGATGAGTATTTATCAATACGTTTATATGGATAAAATTCCAACTCATGCTATCATCAATGAAGCTGTTGCATTAGCTAAAAAGCGAGGAGGTCAACAAACCGGGAATACGGTGAATGCTATCTTAAGACGTATGACTTCAGAGACGCTACCAATATTCAGTACAATTAAAAATGACATCGAACGCTTGTCCATCGCTTATAGTATCCCTCAGTGGATTATTAAACATTGGAAAACGCATTATGGTCTAGAAACGACAGAAATGATTGCACAAGAAATGTTAAAACCAGTTCCTCAAACAGTGCGAGTGAATAAAACACATACAACGGTAAATGAAGTCAAGCAGCAACTGGAATTAGAAGGTTTTCATGTTGAAAGGGACGCACATTTAGATGTCTGTTTACATGTATCACAAGGTTCTATCATTCATTCTTCTCTTTTTAAATCTGGAAAAATTAGCATTCAAGATAAAAGCTCAATGTTTGTAGGTGCACTCTTAGCACCAAATCAAGGTGATCATATATTAGATTGTTGCAGTGCACCAGGGGGAAAAGCATGTCATACTGCAGAGATATTGCATGGCACGGGTCATGTGGAAGCAACCGATGTCCATCCACATAAAATAGCGTTAATTCAGCATAATATCGATAAGTTGAACTTAAAAAACATTTCAACTTATGTACATGATGCCACACAACCTTACGACACGCACTACGATAAAATTATCGTGGATGCACCTTGTAGTGGCTTAGGGGTATTACGTCATAAACCTGAAATAAAATATATGATGACTGAACAAGATGTAACATCTTTAGTTGATTTACAACTTCAAATATTAGAAAATGTATCTCAACATTTAAAAGAAGGTGGCACATTAGTGTATTCCACATGTACAATTGAACAAATGGAAAATGAAAATGTGATCTATACTTTTTTAAAAGCACATCCGGATTTTGAGTTTGAAATTTTTGAAAGCCCAAAAAGTAATGAACGTGTGAAAACATTACAAATTTTACCGCAAGATTTTAATACTGATGGCTTTTTTATTACTAAAATTAGGAGAAAGGAACATTCGAATGATCACTGCAGATAA